A region of Clarias gariepinus isolate MV-2021 ecotype Netherlands chromosome 25, CGAR_prim_01v2, whole genome shotgun sequence DNA encodes the following proteins:
- the itm2ca gene encoding integral membrane protein 2Ca codes for MVKISCAAINGIKAEKEEPERVYSPPQHVGVSRRSSLTGLCCLLIALIISTCSLVYASIYIYRYYIIPQADESQFRCNVYYEDALKAPQHSREELRENVDINLQKNYERISITAGKSNPRARPATIIHDFNKGLTAYHDITLDKCYISELNSSVVLPPRNLWKLLINVKLRTGNEASLPQTYMVQEEMVVSEQVMNTHEFGLFIHRLCEGKPTYLIRRRLTRRRIAKREEQTCHSIRHFENTFVMDTLICDTP; via the exons ATGGTGAAGATCAGCTGCGCGGCGATTAACGGCATCAAAGCCGAGAAAGAGGAACCGGAGCGCGTGTACAGCCCGCCGCAGCAC gTGGGCGTGTCCCGGCGCTCCTCCCTCACTGGACTCTGTTGTTTACTGATTGCGCTCATCATCAGCACCTGCAGCCTAGTGTACGCCTCCATCTACATCTACCGCTATTACATCATCcctcag gcgGATGAGTCTCAGTTCCGCTGTAATGTGTACTATGAAGATGCCCTGAAGGCTCCTCAGCACAGTCGGGAGGAACTGCGGGAGAACGTGGACATCAACCTGCAGAAGAACTACGAGAGGATCAGCATCACCGCTGGGAAGAGCAACCCTCGCGCACGGCCTGCTACCATCATACACGACTTTAACaag ggtctGACTGCATATCATGACATCACTCTGGATAAGTGTTACATCAGCGAGCTGAACAGCAGTGTCGTTCTGCCACCAAGGAACCTGTGGAAACTCCTCATCAATGTCAAACTGAGAACcggcaat GAGGCGTCTCTCCCCCAGACGTACATGGTTCAGGAGGAGATGGTGGTGTCTGAGCAGGTGATGAACACGCATGAGTTTGGCCTGTTTATCCACAGACTGTGTGAGGGGAAACCAACCTATCTGATACGCCGCCGCCTCACACGCCGCC GTATCGCCAAGCGTGAGGAGCAGACCTGTCACTCCATCCGACACTTTGAGAACACGTTCGTGATGGACACGCTGATTTGTGACACGCCCTGA
- the LOC128513386 gene encoding uncharacterized protein LOC128513386: MYEIHTQTREEKDRWITLLQHTADSLPENELKNNDELKCKNINTLQEALVSLDVQVCAVLEEKLRMCVGSLTHQELLVQTHTDTPRGATLLSAAQAEVVNLLVCVMSLLFGYHDVNQCDKEPSKKRLKRKEHLILKVVDCVQSLMQILYSLQATVMIQDGMYEVQKLLILEEETLQADTDGKVDDGSLCYSNMEQRDTDHSEEMQMIKRKKEGLEVELQQWAERTQALREEEAKVERERRWIQQEERRIRKERERMERKLRLSQQNSTNRQRSLSFIIPVEK; the protein is encoded by the exons ATGTATGAGATCCACACACAGACTCGTGAGGAGAAAGACAGGTGGATCACACTGCTGCAACACACggcagacag tttaCCTGAAAATGAACTGAAGAACAATGATGAGCTGAAatgcaaaaacataaatacgctgcaag aggctCTGGTATCTCTAGATGTGCAGGTGTGTGCTGTTCTGGAGGAGAAACTCAGGATGTGTGTTGGGTCTTTAACTCATCAGGAGCTGcttgtacaaacacacacagacacaccacgTGGAGCGACACTGCTGAGTGCTGCACAGGCagagg TAGTAAACctgctggtgtgtgtgatgtcactgCTCTTTGGTTATCATGATGTCAATCAGTGTg ATAAAGAACCGAGCAAGAAACGTCTAAAACGAAAAGAACATCTTATACTAAAG GTGGTGGACTGTGTGCAGAGTTTAATGCAGATCTTGTACAGTCTGCAg GCCACAGTTATGATACAGGACGGCATGTATGAGGTTCAGAAACTCCTGATCCTGGAGGAAGAAACTCTGCAGGCTGACACTGATGGGAAG GTTGATGATGGGAGTCTGTGTTATTCGAACATGGAGCAGAGAGATACTGATCACTCGGAGGAGATGCagatgataaaaagaaaaaaggagggaCTGGAGGTGGAGCTACAGCAGTGGGCGGAGAGAACTCAGGCTCTGAGAGAGGAGGAGGCAAAAGTGGAGCGGGAGAGAAGGTGGATCCAGCAGGAGGAGAGACGAAtaagaaaggagagagagaggatggagAGGAAGCTCCGCCTCTCACAGCAAAACTCCACCAATCGGCAGCGCAGCCTGTCCTTCATCATCCCAGTGGAAAAATAG